From a single Macrobrachium rosenbergii isolate ZJJX-2024 chromosome 9, ASM4041242v1, whole genome shotgun sequence genomic region:
- the LOC136841707 gene encoding probable peptidoglycan muropeptide transporter SLC46, which yields MDSGPGATEKSPLLSKGDHPQKPLPPKSSFFQLAQLRGISAEPVVFLMAVTYGIDSVNLTSFWVDRVCRSLYSKGICEHLQSGNYPEEQDTVQRLVGMYKSTYSHWIEYVPAIFVILILGAWSDAKDRKLPIVLPQVGILCKYFILVILSYYGDTPPAYLLVASVPVGFGGGIFAFFLGYSSYLGATASFQSRTLRFGMMNVIMLVAAPVGRVISTAVYSRFGYVSVFGCQSVIICVGVIYSVLRLEKHPGVDLSSGVPKSNVGVLEMLSPVQMKRTLSIPFKKRQGGLRTQILGHVFIIAGLLFDSGVTDFYYLYMRKKFGWDYYAFATWTEISTPVAGIGTVFLVPILSYKYGVEDAVLCLMGTLSYMFMYIVLGTAPFGWMMYLAIGVSLFSGQCFISMRGGLSKLVPKEELGAIFAVVALGEAVMPIVSGPVFTGVYNATLEVFPAPFSSSQLGYSPSWASFARTF from the exons ATGGATTCAGGACCAGGAGCAACTGAAAAATCTCCATTATTATCAAAAGGTGATCACCCACAGAAGCCATTGCCTCCTAAGTCGTCTTTTTTTCAACTAGCCCAACTCCGTGGCATAAGCGCCGAACCGGTTGTTTTCCTGATGGCCGTCACTTATGGCATAGACTCTGTCAATCTTACCAGTTTCTGGGTGGATAGAGTTTGTCGAAGTCTTTACTCAAAGGGAATCTGCGAGCATCTGCAGTCTGGAAATTATCCAGAGGAGCAGGACACTGTCCAGAGGCTGGTTGGCATGTACAAGTCCACGTACTCCCATTGGATTGAGTATGTACCCGCCATCTTTGTTATTTTGATCCTTGGTGCTTGGAGTGATGCCAAAGACCGCAAGCTCCCAATAGTACTCCCGCAAGTGGGCATCCTTTGTAAATACTTCATCCTTGTCATCTTGAGCTACTACGGAGACACACCGCCAGCATATCTACTTGTAGCTTCTGTACCTGTAGGATTTGGTGGAGGGATCTTCGCATTCTTCCTTGGCTACAGCTCGTACTTGGGAGCGACCGCTAGTTTCCAGTCCCGCACTCTTCGATTTGGCATGATGAATGTAATCATGTTAGTGGCCGCGCCAGTTGGCAGAGTTATCAGTACAGCTGTCTATTCACGCTTTGGGTACGTAAGCGTTTTTGGTTGCCAGTCGGTAATTATTTGCGTCGGTGTGATTTATTCAGTGTTACGTTTGGAAAAACACCCAGGTGTGGATCTCTCTTCTGGAGTCCCCAAAAGCAATGTGGGTGTATTGGAAATGTTGTCACCAGTTCAGATGAAAAGAACCCTCTCGATTCCATTCAAGAAGAGGCAAGGGGGCCTTCGGACTCAAATTCTTGGTCATGTCTTCATTATAGCTGGGCTCTTATTTGATTCAG GCGTTACGGACTTCTATTATCTATACATGAGGAAAAAGTTCGGATGGGATTACTACGCCTTCGCGACTTGGACTGAGATTAGCACTCCAGTGGCAGGCATAG GTACGGTATTCTTAGTTCCAATTCTCAGCTACAAATACGGCGTGGAAGACGCTGTCCTGTGCCTGATGGGGACACTCTCTTACATGTTTATGTACATCGTCCTTGGAACCGCTCCTTTCGGATGGATGATGTATCTAG CAATAGGTGTTTCCCTATTCAGCGGGCAGTGCTTCATATCGATGCGAGGGGGACTGTCGAAACTGGTGCCCAAGGAAGAGCTGGGTGCCATCTTCGCCGTTGTAGCACTCGGCGAAGCTGTCATGCCTATTGTCAGCGGGCCCGTTTTTACAGGCGTCTACAACGCCACGCTAGAAGTCTTCCCGGCACCCTTTTCGTCATCACAGCTGGGATATTCGCCCTCTTGGGCATCGTTTGCAC GTACCTTCTAA
- the LOC136841711 gene encoding uncharacterized protein, giving the protein MLIISLILPVVQVLYGACVESQRLPKGLRTQPHPMLWRRPPARPTLETRTLPRTGNILWSPPNSYQEMSHSLPGIPSFKSPRLPSAKGTGARYQSHMHPQKPSKFLSSIFDPFGFFSSQGVRLERTDAHTAFMRRVGGQEPTTTESPPPPMVYFPEGSSDACEDFNPSGFNTYSFLSFLFSVANLVGLIANNVNNNLRNNNNNNNDNNNNLDNINVANSNSNQNNENNVNIPAVMGRRRRRGVEGAVEVDLTEYEDSLDLREREKTTVWVVKDFIEAMKVALLTLDEGCALRNFCETNSKAITRGPLADIISKVFSQALVDMYPTKLPTSKAALLLAGSKGRYSKSCNSYQAECRNARWRQLTSGLNFDDQVVDIPLDELFREFGFEGAGGLLSAISFVAYGSAMPF; this is encoded by the exons ATGCTGATCATCAGCCTAATACTGCCAGTGGTACAAGTGTTGTATGGAGCCTGCGTTGAAAGCCAACGGCTACCAAAAGGTCTGAGAACCCAACCGCACCCTATGCTTTGGCGTAGACCTCCAGCTCGCCCCACCCTTGAAACTCGTACCTTACCAAGGACGGGGAATATACTTTGGAGTCCTCCTAATTCCTACCAAGAGATGTCTCACTCCCTTCCAGGAATCCCTTCGTTCAAATCCCCTCGATTACCATCAGCCAAGGGAACCGGTGCGCGCTATCAATCACATATGCATCCACAGAAGCCTTCCAAGTTCTTGTCATCCATCTTCGACCCCTTTGGCTTCTTTTCTTCTCAAGGGGTGCGGCTGGAAAGAACAGATGCCCACACAGCATTTATGAGAAGAGTCGGGGGACAGGAGCCTACGACAACGGAGTCACCACCTCCTCCTATGGTCTATTTTCCGGAAGGAAGCAGCGATGCCTGCGAGGACTTCAATCCCAGTGGCTTCAACACATACAGCTTCCTTTCGTTTCTCTTCTCCGTGGCGAACCTTGTTGGTCTA attGCAAATAATGTGAACAACAATttaagaaacaacaacaataataataacgataacaacAATAACTTGGACAACATCAATGTGGCCAACAGTAACTCCAATCAGAACAACGAAAATAATGTGAACATCCCGGCTGTTATGGGACGGCGTCGACGTCGGGGGGTCGAGGGCGCCGTCGAAGTAGACCTTACGGA aTATGAAGACAGCTTAGatctaagagaaagagaaaagacaacCGTGTGGGTTGTGAAGGATTTCATCGAGGCAATGAAGGTCGCCCTTCTCACTCTTGACGAAGGCTGCGCCCTGAGGAACTTTTGCGAAACTAATTCCAAAGCCATCACTCGAGGCCCACTGGCTGATATTATATCGAAAGTGTTCAG CCAGGCACTGGTCGATATGTACCCGACGAAACTGCCGACATCCAAGGCCGCCCTTCTCCTGGCGGGGTCGAAGGGACGTTATAGCAAGAGCTGCAACTCTTACCAGGCGGAGTGCCGCAATGCCAGATGGCGCCAGCTGACCAGTGGCCTCAATTTCGATGACCAAGTGGTTGATATTCCTCTCGATGAACTCTTCAGGGAATTTGGATTCGAGGGTGCCGGCGGCCTGTTGAGTGCCATTTCATTTGTGGCGTACGGGAGTGCCATGCCTTTTTAG
- the LOC136841710 gene encoding uncharacterized protein, with the protein MWGWKKWISLLSMISFTNPTGSYLFPGGYDHPRRAIAVSDHHSRMPNFLLQNLQRAAPHHDVPGRISPGPFRLRVPHHPGTPLKDDLSNKWYSNPEKMMATLSEPFVGHPREVLEMLPKAISEVRNAYFRSYATTTTTTTTEPPVIWFPNQGEDCEQESGGGGGGGGGFSAFSLLALVMSATNLVGLLASNANNNINNNNNDNNLNNNNVQDVNENNANNNVDLLTMVTFGAGKKRRKREIPDGVFSSSGSSDETKKTTESFREEGQHVNLYDGVENDLDSDENLCWAGDEENLTAQEITAVVSMLFLRAHVQASLTDHLGCLGRSLCVTSAMAAEWGDLARLLASSLSEFHVDTISERTPGIDVRTLLEAGRDGLTHQDSRECRLSYLCPSEVWNELTGGEWHHLIGERLNH; encoded by the exons ATGTGGGGATGGAAAAAATGGATATCTTTATTGTCCATGATATCCTTTACAAATCCTACAGGATCTTACTTGTTTCCTGGTGGATATGATCACCCTCGGCGTGCAATAGCGGTCAGTGATCATCACTCAAGGATGCCAAACTTTCTGCTCCAGAATCTACAAAGGGCTGCTCCACATCATGACGTTCCAGGAAGGATATCTCCAGGTCCTTTCAGATTACGTGTCCCACATCATCCTGGAACTCCTCTTAAGGACGACCTTAGCAACAAGTGGTATTCGAATCCAGAGAAAATGATGGCCACGCTTAGTGAGCCGTTCGTGGGTCATCCACGCGAAGTCTTAGAGATGTTGCCTAAGGCAATTTCGGAAGTGAGGAACGCCTACTTCAGGAGTTATGCAAcgacaaccaccaccaccacgacaGAACCTCCCGTCATATGGTTCCCCAACCAGGGAGAGGATTGCGAACAG GAAtctggaggagggggaggaggagggggaggcttCAGCGCCTTCAGCCTTTTAGCCCTGGTCATGTCGGCCACGAACCTGGTCGGCCTTCTAGCCAGCAACgccaacaacaacatcaataacaacaataacgacAACAACCTTAACAACAACAATGTGCAG GACGTCAACGAAAACAATGCCAACAATAACGTCGACCTCCTGACGATGGTGACCTTTGGCGCAGGCAAAAAGCGACGAAAAAGGGAGATTCCCGACGGAGTTTTTTCTTCGTCAGGCAGTAGCGACGAGACGAAGAAAACGACCGAAAGCTTCCGGGAAGAAGGGCAACATGTGAACCTTTATGACGGTGTGGAAAACGATTTGGACTCTGACGAAAATCTTTGCTGGGCTGGAGACGAAGAGAATCTTACAG CCCAGGAAATCACTGCTGTGGTGTCCATGCTGTTCCTGAGGGCGCACGTGCAGGCGTCCCTGACGGACCACTTGGGATGCCTTGGCAGGAGTTTGTGTGTAACGAGCGCCATGGCAGCTGAGTGGGGCGACTTGGCTCGCCTGCTTGCGTCTTCATTGAG CGAGTTCCACGTAGACACGATCTCCGAAAGAACACCTGGAATAGATGTTCGAACGCTTCTGGAAGCTGGAAGGGACGGACTGACCCATCAGGACAGTCGGGAATGCCGCCTATCGTACCTCTGTCCCAGTGAAGTCTGGAACGAGTTGACGGGTGGAGAATGGCATCACCTGATAGGCGAGCGATTAAACCATTAG